The genomic window TGGGGTATCGGCGGCGAAGGCACGCCGGCCTTTGCGGCCACGGGCGGCTGGAACGCGTGGTGGACGGGCACCGCCGCGCCCACCGTGCCGCCGCAACAGAGCAACGGCATTGCATGGTTCTACGGCAGCGGGGCGCTGCAGTATTTCTATGCGCGCAATCCGTCGCTCGATGTGCGCAACTACCGTGCGGAAGATTTCGCTGCGCGCATCGCCACCGTGTCGCAGCTGATGGATTCGACCAACCCCGATCTCGGCGCGTTCCAGGCCCGCGGCGGCAAGCTGCTGATGCTCGAGCACATGGCCGACTACGCCCAGAGCCCGTTCGCGGGCATTCGCTATTACGAATCGGTGGTGGCGCGCATGGGGCGCGACAACGTGGACCGCTTCATGCGCCTATACACGGCGCCGGGCGTGGACCACGTGGGCGCCGGCGCCCCCGCCAATGTCGACATGCTCGGCGCGCTGGCCGACTGGGTCGAACGCGGCCGCGCACCGGGCGGCCTGCAATTGGCCGAGCAGGAAGTGCAGCCACCGTTCAGGGTGGTTCGTTCTCGGCCACTGTGCGAGTGGCCGCTGTGGCCGCGCTACACGGGTGGCGAGGCGTCGCAGGCGGGCAGCTTCCAGTGCAGCAGGTAGCAGCGCGAAGGCCGTGAGGGCCTAGATTGCGCAGCTGTCCGGGCCGCACGACGCTTGGCCGGCGCCAGCGTTTGCCGCGTCGCCAGCGGGCGCTGCCAGCGTGGCCAGCTGCGCCTTCCATTCGTCGGCACGCCCGAGCCACGGACCGATGTCGACCCGGCTCGCGCTGCCATCGGCCTGCACCAGCACAAAGGTCGGGAAGCCCTGGCCCCCGGCACGCTGTAGCAGTTGCCGGCTGGCGGCAATGTGCTGCGCAGTGGCCTCGCCGGACAGGCGTGCGAAAGCCGATGCAAAGGCCTCGGCATCAAAGCCAAGTTCTGCGGCCACCGCTGCGAGCACGTCCACGTCGGCGATGCGCCGGCCTTCGACATAGTGCGCGCGCTGCAGCCGATGGATCATGTCGAGGCCGCCACCCGTTCGCAGCACCTCGGCCGCGAGCACCGCGGTGGTCGGCGGCTCGGAATCCATGACCGCGCCCGTGTCGCGCAGCAGCCCTTCGAAGTAGGTTTCGCCGAACGGCTGGCCCGTGAGCTCGGCAATGCGCCGGTCGTGCGGCATCACGTAGTCGCGCCACTGCGCGGTAATGGACCGCCGGTTGGCGCCGGTCATCATGCCGCCGCCATGGAACTCGACCTTGAGCCCGGCCACGCTGCGCGCCGCATCGACCAGCGGTGCGGCCGCATAGCACCAGCCGCACATCGGATCGAAGATGTAGTGCAGCGCGGTGCTGTTGTTGTCGTTCACTGCGGCCATTTCATTTCTCCCTTGATCACCTTGGCACTCAGTTCGAGCGACGAAGCGTGCTGCAGCTTGGGGTAGCGCTTCTTCATGGCGGCGACGAGCGCGGCCGAGTCGTTGGCCTTGGCGGCCTCGGTTTCGAAGGCTTGCAGGTAGCTGCGCGTGAACTTCACCGAAGCCACCGAGTAGAGCATCGATCCATCGGCATTGGGCTCGAAGTGGCCCGGCACCACGGTCTTGGGGCGCAGCGCTTCGATGCGGCCGAGCGTCTTGAGCCAGTCACGGCGCGATTCGGGCGTTTGCGTGTCGGCCACCCACAGGTGGATGTTGGCCGACACGGGCACGCCGCCGACCACGGCCTTGATGGAGGGAATCCACGCAAAGGTTCGCGCCGGGGTCGGGCCGTCGAGGCCCACCACCTGGATCTTGCGGCCTTCGAGTTCGATGCTGTCGCCGGTCAGCGGCTCGGGCACGACCAGTGCCTTGGGTGCGTTCTCCTTCAGGATGGGGCCCCAGTGCGCGAGCTTGCCGTCCTTCGATGCCTGGATGGCGGCGACGGTCTGCGGCGTGGCGACGATCTTCGCGTCTGGGAAGGCGGCCTGGATCACGTCGAGGCCGAAGTAGTAGTCGGGATCGCTGTGGCTGATGTAGACCGTGGTCAGCTTCTTGCCGCTGGCCTTGATCTTCTGCACCAGCGCCTCGGCGTCGTTGCGCTGGAACTGCGCGTCGATCAGAACCGCATCGGCCTGGCCGGTGACCAGCTCGGAAGACACGGGGAACATCGACTTGGCGCCGGGGTTGTACACGTCCAGCTTCAGCGGCTCGGCAGCCCCGGCTGCGAACGAGGCAAGGGACAGCGCGGCGGAAAGGGCGGTAGCGGAAAGAAGGCTTCTGCGGAACATTTCGGGTCTTTCGGTTGAATGGGCTTGATGGGTGACAACGTGACAGACCCGATGGTAGGTTTCAGTAAAAGGAACAAAAATCCCGATTCGACCAATGAATAGTTTCTGTTTTCGGTCGAATTGAATGCCGGGCGGTCAGTCCGTCGCGCACTTTTCGAGATGCGCCACGAGCAGCTGCGCCGCCAGCGACAGCGTCTCTTCACCGCGAAAGCAGATCGCGAAGCGGCGGCGCGCCCAGGCATCGGTCAGTGGCATGAGCCGAAGGCCGTAGGCGTCGGCAAAGGGCTGCGCCACTTCCGCGGGCACCACGCTGATGGCCAACCCGGCGCGCACCACGCGCAGCGCGGCGTCGAAGTTGGTCACCAGCACGCGATAGGCCAGCGGCTTGCCGGCCACGGCGGCTTCGCGGGCGAGCATCAGCTGCACGGCGCTCAGCGCGGGCATGCCGACAAACTCGTGCTCGAGCACATCCTCGAAGCGCACCTTGCCGCGGCGCGCCGCCGGGTGCGATGGGTGCGCGACCACTGCGAGGTGGTCGGTGCGGTAGCTGCGCCGCTGCAGGCCTTCGAGGTCGGCGGCGTCCCAGCACAGCCCGATCGACGCGCTGCCCTCTCGAATGCCGCGCACGATCTCGGGGCTCACGCGCTCTTCCATGTCGACCCGGATGTCGCGGTGCGCGGGGTTCTGCAGAAAGTTGGCCACGTCTTCAGCCAGCGATTCGGCCATGACCGAGGCCGACGCGAGGATGCGCACATGCCCCCGCGCACCGCTTGCATATGCGGCCATGTCGCGCTCGATGCGCTGCGCGCTGCCGAGCATCGCGCGGGCATGCTCCAGCAATGTTTCGCCGGCGGGCGTGGGCACCACGCCCCGGCGCTTTCGCAGCAGCAGCGGCGTGCCGACGGCGTCTTCGAGCTGCGCGAGCCGCTTGCTGATGGCCGAACCGACGATGCTGGCTTGTTCCCCCGCGCGCGCGATGCTGCGGGTTTCGCACACGGAGACGAAGAGGCGGAGGGTGGTGAGGTCGAGGTCTCGCATGCGGCTGCCGGGTTTGAAGATGTGGTATTCCATTTTGGAACGAATTGGCTTCCAAAATCTATTTTCTGATTCGAATGGGAACTCCTAACATCGCACCAGACCACGAAGGAGACCGCTTTGAACGATGCATCGGTAGCGCCCGCCGCTCACGCCTTTTTGCCGCCCAGCGCGGTTGTCCGCGAAGTGGGCCTCCGCGACGGCCTGCAGAGCATTGCGAGAACGCTGCCCACCGCACAAAAGCTCGAGTGGATCCGCGACGCGCATGCCGCCGGGCAGCGCGAGATCGAAGTCGGCTCTTTCGTGCCCGCCCGCCTGCTGCCGCAGCTGGCGGACACGGCCGAACTGCTGGCCTACGCGAAGACGCTGCCGGGGCTTTTCACTTCGGTGCTGGTGCCCAACCTGCGGGGCGCGGAACTCGCCATTGCGGGCGAGGCCGACCTGATGATGGTGCCGCTGTCGGCCAGCCACGCGCACAGCCTGGCCAACCTGCGCAAGACGCCCGACGAAGTGGTGGCCGAGGTTGCACGCATCCGCGCCGCGCGCGATGCCGCGGGCTCCAAGACGATGATCGAGGGCGGCGTGGGCACCGCTTTCGGCTGCACCATACAAGGCCACGTGGCGCCGGACGAGGTGCTGCGCCTGATGCAGGCGCTGCTCGACGCGGGCGCCGACCGGGTGGGCCTGGCGGACACCGTCGGCTATGCCGATCCCGCCATGGTCCGCAGCCTGTTCGAACGCGCGCGGCGCATTGCGGGCGACCGCTTCTGGTGCGGCCATTTCCACGACACGCGCGGCCTGGGGCTGGCCAACGTGTATGCCACGCTCGAAGTCGGCATTTCGCGCTTCGACGCCTGCCTGGCCGGCATCGGCGGTTGCCCGCATGCGCCGGGCGCCAGCGGCAACGTCGACACCGAAGACCTCGTCTTCATGCTCGAGAGCATGGGCGTGCGCACCGGCGTCGATCTGCCGAAGCTGCTCGACCTGCGCGAGCGCGTCGCCGGCTGGCTCGAAGGCGAAACGCTGCAGGGCACGGTATGGCGCGCGGGCTTTCCGAAGACCTTTGCGGCGAGCGCCGGAGTCGCGGCATGAGCGAAACCACGACGAAGCCTGAAGAAAAGCGCCTGCCGCTCACCGGCATTCGCGTGGTCGAGTTCACGCACATGGTCATGGGCCCGACCTGCGGCATGGTGCTGGCCGACCTGGGTGCGGAAGTCATCAAGGTCGAACCCATCGAGGGCGACCGCACGCGGCAGCTGCTGGGCGCAGGCACGGGCTTTTTTCCGATGTTCAACCGCAACAAGAAAAGCATTGCGCTCGACCTTCGCCATCCGCAGGGGCTCGAGGCGGCGCTGCGCCTGTGCGCCACCGCTGACGTGGTCGCGCAGAACTTCAGGCCCGGCACCATGGACAAATACGGGCTCGGCTACGCCGCGCTGGGCAAGCTCAACCCGCGGCTGGTGTACGTGAACCACACCGGCTTTCTGCCCGGGCCCTACGAGCACCGCACCGCGCTCGACGAGGTGGTGCAGATGATGGGAGGCCTGGCCTACATGACCGGCCGGCCTGGCGACCCGCTGCGCGCGGGCACCAGCGTGAACGACATCATGGGCGGCATGTTCGGCGCCATCGGCGCGATGGCCGCGCTCATGCAGCGCATACAGACCGGCAAGGGCTGCGAGGTGCAGTCCGCGCTGTTCGAGAACAACGTGTTTCTGGTCGGCCAGCACATGCTGCAGTACGCCATCACGGGCCAGGCTGCGGCGCCGATGCCCGAGCGCATCTCGGCCTGGGCGCTGTACGACGTGTTCACCGTGAAGGACGGCGAGCAGATCTTTCTGGCCGCAGTGAGCGACGCGCAATGGCGGGTGTTCTGTGATGCGCTCGGCTTCGACGACCTGAAGGCCGATCCTGCCTTGCGAACCAACAACGACCGGGTTCGCGTGCGGCCCGCCTTGCTCGCTGACCTGCGCGGCCGGCTGGCCGACCGCTCGGCCGCCGAGCTGTCGGCAATCTTCGAGGCCCGCGGCCTTCCTTTCGCGCCCATCGTGCGGCCAGAAGACCTCTACGAAGATCCGCACCTGAAGGCCACCGGCGGCCTTGCCGACATCCGCCTGCCCGACGGCGAGCGCGCAGGAGAAACCGCGCAGACCACCCTGTTCCCGATCACGCTGGGCGGCGAGCGCCTGGGCGTGCGGCTCGATCCGCCGACGCTCGGCGAACACACGCGGGAACTGTTGACCGAGCTCGGCTATGCCGAGGCGCAGGTGGCCGCCATGCGAGCCGAATTGGCCATCGCCTGACCGATTCTTTAGTTGAAAACCATAAAGAGAGACAAGACCATGCACACGATGCTTCCCCCGATGACCCGCCGCGCCGTACTGGGTTTTGGTGCTTCCGCCGCCGCGCTGGCCGCGTGCCCCGCGCTCGCGCAGGGCTCCGACAAGCCCGTACGTTTCATCCTGCCGATCAGCGCCGGTTCGGGCGTGGACGCCATCGCGCGCGCGGCATCGGTTGCGCTCGGCAAGGCCTTCGGCCAGCCGGTGGTGATAGAAAACCTGCCGGGCGCGGGCGGCATCACCGGCACATCGGTGGTGGTCAAGGCCGCGCCCGACGGGCTCACGCTCGGCATGGTGTCGAACAACCACGTCATCAATCCGGCCGTGTACAAGAAGTTGCCCTTCGACGCCATCGCGGACGTGACGCCCATCAGCGTGGTGGGCGCGACCCCGCTGGTGCTTGTGGTCAACCCGAAGCTGCCCGCCAAAAACGTGAAGGAGCTGGTGGCGCTGCTGCGCGCCAAGCCAGACACCTACAACTACGCTTCGTCGGGCAACGGCACCATCATTCACCTGGCCGGCGAGATGTTCATGGAAGAGGCCGGCGTGAAAGCGCGGCACATTCCCTACAAGGGCACCGGCCCGATGGTCACCGACATGATCGCGGGCCAGGTCGAGATGGGCGTGGTGGCATTGCCCGCGGTGCAGCCGCACCTCAAGAGCGGCGCGTTGCGCGCTATTGGCCTGTGCAGCCCCCAGCGCTCGCCGGCTGCGCCCGATATCCAGACCATTTCGGAGCAGGGCCTGCCCAACTACGCGGTCGAAGGCTGGTTCGCGGTGATCGGCCCGCCCAAGATGCAGGCCGCCGACATTCAGCGCGCGCACGCCGCGGTGGCCGCGGCTTTCACGAGCGAAGAGGTGCGCGAGGCCATGGACAAGCAAGGCAATGTCATCAAGCCGACTTCGCCCGAACAGGCCGCAAGCTACTTCCGAAGCGAAGCCGCGCGCTATGCCGCGCTGGTGAAGAAGGCGAACGTCGTATTGGAATGAAGCGCGGGCTCAGGCCGGGCTCGTGATCTTGAGCCCGAGAATGCCCGCGACGATCAGGCCGACGCAGATCAGCCGCGCCGCGTTGGCGGGCTCGTGGAACAGCACGATGCCCAGGATCACCGTGCCCACGGCACCGATGCCGGTCCACACGGCATAGGCGGTGCCCACGGGCAGCGAGCGCATTGCCCAGCCCAGCAGCACCACGCTCAGCACCATTGAAATGGCCGTGCCGATCGAGGGCCAGAGCCTGGTAAATCCTTCGGTGTACTTGAGACCGATGGCCCAGCCCATTTCGAGCAGACCCGCCACCAACAACACGACCCACGCCATGTGCGCTCCTTGAAAGGTTTCAGTTCTCGGGCCGCACGGCACGATAGAGCGCACGCACGAAATCCGACTGCGTGATCATGCCGGTGAGCCGCCTTTCATGGTCGATGATAGGGATATGGTGGTGGCCGCCTTCTGAGAACAGCGGCACCAGGTCGACCACCGGCCGGTCGGCGCTGGCCACGCGCACCTGGCGCGTCATGATCTGGCCGACCACTTCCGGCTTGTTCGACACCACGGTGCGCGTGGCGCGGATCAGGTCGCGCAGGCGCCCCGCAATGCCTTCGTGGTGCTCGAGGTCGAGCATGCGAAAGAAGTCGGCCTGCGTCACGATGCCGACCACGCGGCGCGTGCGGTCGATGACGGGCAGGGCCTTGATGCGGCGCTGGTTCATCAGCGTCCAGGCCTCTTGCAGCGGCGTGCCGAACTCCACCGACACCGGCTCGCGCGACATGATGTCGGCGCAGTGCAGCGTGCCGAGGCGCCGCTTGTAAGACTCGAGTTCGGTCTGCTGGATGAGCGATTCGAGGTCGTCGCGGCTGATGTCCAGCACCTGGTTGTAGCGGGCCAGCACCGCATCGATGTCGGCCTGGCTGAACCGGGCATCCGCCGAGGGCGGCCGTGCCACCTGCACGTGCGGATAGCGCCTGCCCGTGAGCGTGTTGTAGGCCACGCCGGCCAGCACCAGCAGCAGCGAGTTCACGAGGGTGGGGAACAGCGCCGCGGAAAAGTCGGTGGTGTGCGTCAGCACCGAGAGCAGCGCGGCGGCGCCGCCCGGCGGGTGCAGGCTGCGCGTGGCAAACATCAGCCCGATGGCCGCGCCGACGGCCAACGCGGCGGCCCAGGCCGCGTCCGGTATCCAGTGGACGCAGGCAATGCCCACCAGTGTCGACAGCGTGTTGCCGACGATGACCGACCAAGGCTGTGCGAGCGGGCTCGCGGGCACGGCAAATACCAGCACCGCGCTCGCGCCCATCGGCGCAATGAGCCAGATGCTGATACCCGCTGCTTCGGCCATCCAGCGGCACAGCAGCGCGGTAATGACCAGGCCGATTGCCGCGCCGGCCACGGCGCGCATGCGCTCGCGAATGTCGACGGTGTTGCGGCCCGGCAGCCAGGCGCGCGCATGGGTGAGCAAGGCGGAAAACTGCGGCATGGCTTCAGACCTCCGCGGCCACGCGGCGGCCGATTTCGGGCCACCGCCCGTGCAGCCAGACCCATGCGACGAGGCCGATGCCCAGCATCAGCATCGACGTCAGCGCCAGTGCCAGCGTGGAATGCATGACCAGCGGCGCCACCACGCCGGCAACGATGCCGTTGGCGGTGGAGCCGATCACGGCCTGCAGCGACGAGGCCATGCCGCGCCGCTCCGGATGGAGGTCGAGCACCAGCAGCGTGACCACCGGCACCATCAGCGCCCAGCCGAAGGCGAACACTGCCAGCGGCCACAAGGCCCACGCGGCGTGCGCGGTGAACAGCGCGTTGGCCGCAACGTTCACCAGCGACGTCACCAGCATGATCAAGAAGCCGTCGCGGATCTGCCGCTTGGGCGCCACCTTGCCCGCCATGCGGCCGCTGGCCCATGCGCCCGACATGATGCCGCCGATGGTCAGCAGGAAGAACCAGAAGAACTGCGTTGGCGCCAGCGCGAGGTGGTCGCCCAGAAAGGCCGGCGCCGCCAGCACATAGAGGAACATGCCGTTGAACGGAACGCCGCTTGCAAAGGCAAGCAGCAGAAAGCGCGGATCGGAGCACAGGTCCCAGTAGCCGCGCATCAGGTGGCGCACCTGGAACGGCTGGCGCTGGCTCCGGTGAAGCGTTTCGGGCAGCAGCTTGTAGTTGGCCACGAACAGAATCACGCCAACCGCCACCAGGAACCAGAAGATCGCATGCCAGCCGGCATGAACGAAGAGGAAGCCGCCGACGATGGGCGCAATGGCCGGCGCCACGCCGAAGTAGATGGTCACCTGGCTCATCACGCGCTGCGCATCGGCCGGCGGGAACATGTCGCGGATGACTGCGCGTGAGACCACGATGCCCGCGCCGGTCGACAGGCCCTGCAGTCCGCGGAACAGCACCAGCTGCGCAATGTTCTGCGACAGTGCGCAGCCCAGCGAGGCAATAGTGAACACCGCGAGGCCCCACAGCACCACGGGCCGGCGGCCGAAGCTGTCCGACAGCGCGCCGTGGAACAGGTTCATGAACGCGAAGCCGAACAGGTAGGCCGAAAGCGTCTGCTGCATTTCTGCGGGCGTGGCGCCAATGGAGCGCGCAATGCCCGAGAAGGCCG from Variovorax paradoxus includes these protein-coding regions:
- a CDS encoding DsbA family protein, which codes for MAAVNDNNSTALHYIFDPMCGWCYAAAPLVDAARSVAGLKVEFHGGGMMTGANRRSITAQWRDYVMPHDRRIAELTGQPFGETYFEGLLRDTGAVMDSEPPTTAVLAAEVLRTGGGLDMIHRLQRAHYVEGRRIADVDVLAAVAAELGFDAEAFASAFARLSGEATAQHIAASRQLLQRAGGQGFPTFVLVQADGSASRVDIGPWLGRADEWKAQLATLAAPAGDAANAGAGQASCGPDSCAI
- a CDS encoding MBL fold metallo-hydrolase; amino-acid sequence: MFRRSLLSATALSAALSLASFAAGAAEPLKLDVYNPGAKSMFPVSSELVTGQADAVLIDAQFQRNDAEALVQKIKASGKKLTTVYISHSDPDYYFGLDVIQAAFPDAKIVATPQTVAAIQASKDGKLAHWGPILKENAPKALVVPEPLTGDSIELEGRKIQVVGLDGPTPARTFAWIPSIKAVVGGVPVSANIHLWVADTQTPESRRDWLKTLGRIEALRPKTVVPGHFEPNADGSMLYSVASVKFTRSYLQAFETEAAKANDSAALVAAMKKRYPKLQHASSLELSAKVIKGEMKWPQ
- a CDS encoding LysR family transcriptional regulator, coding for MRDLDLTTLRLFVSVCETRSIARAGEQASIVGSAISKRLAQLEDAVGTPLLLRKRRGVVPTPAGETLLEHARAMLGSAQRIERDMAAYASGARGHVRILASASVMAESLAEDVANFLQNPAHRDIRVDMEERVSPEIVRGIREGSASIGLCWDAADLEGLQRRSYRTDHLAVVAHPSHPAARRGKVRFEDVLEHEFVGMPALSAVQLMLAREAAVAGKPLAYRVLVTNFDAALRVVRAGLAISVVPAEVAQPFADAYGLRLMPLTDAWARRRFAICFRGEETLSLAAQLLVAHLEKCATD
- a CDS encoding hydroxymethylglutaryl-CoA lyase, coding for MNDASVAPAAHAFLPPSAVVREVGLRDGLQSIARTLPTAQKLEWIRDAHAAGQREIEVGSFVPARLLPQLADTAELLAYAKTLPGLFTSVLVPNLRGAELAIAGEADLMMVPLSASHAHSLANLRKTPDEVVAEVARIRAARDAAGSKTMIEGGVGTAFGCTIQGHVAPDEVLRLMQALLDAGADRVGLADTVGYADPAMVRSLFERARRIAGDRFWCGHFHDTRGLGLANVYATLEVGISRFDACLAGIGGCPHAPGASGNVDTEDLVFMLESMGVRTGVDLPKLLDLRERVAGWLEGETLQGTVWRAGFPKTFAASAGVAA
- a CDS encoding CaiB/BaiF CoA transferase family protein, encoding MSETTTKPEEKRLPLTGIRVVEFTHMVMGPTCGMVLADLGAEVIKVEPIEGDRTRQLLGAGTGFFPMFNRNKKSIALDLRHPQGLEAALRLCATADVVAQNFRPGTMDKYGLGYAALGKLNPRLVYVNHTGFLPGPYEHRTALDEVVQMMGGLAYMTGRPGDPLRAGTSVNDIMGGMFGAIGAMAALMQRIQTGKGCEVQSALFENNVFLVGQHMLQYAITGQAAAPMPERISAWALYDVFTVKDGEQIFLAAVSDAQWRVFCDALGFDDLKADPALRTNNDRVRVRPALLADLRGRLADRSAAELSAIFEARGLPFAPIVRPEDLYEDPHLKATGGLADIRLPDGERAGETAQTTLFPITLGGERLGVRLDPPTLGEHTRELLTELGYAEAQVAAMRAELAIA
- a CDS encoding tripartite tricarboxylate transporter substrate binding protein; its protein translation is MHTMLPPMTRRAVLGFGASAAALAACPALAQGSDKPVRFILPISAGSGVDAIARAASVALGKAFGQPVVIENLPGAGGITGTSVVVKAAPDGLTLGMVSNNHVINPAVYKKLPFDAIADVTPISVVGATPLVLVVNPKLPAKNVKELVALLRAKPDTYNYASSGNGTIIHLAGEMFMEEAGVKARHIPYKGTGPMVTDMIAGQVEMGVVALPAVQPHLKSGALRAIGLCSPQRSPAAPDIQTISEQGLPNYAVEGWFAVIGPPKMQAADIQRAHAAVAAAFTSEEVREAMDKQGNVIKPTSPEQAASYFRSEAARYAALVKKANVVLE
- the sugE gene encoding quaternary ammonium compound efflux SMR transporter SugE, which codes for MAWVVLLVAGLLEMGWAIGLKYTEGFTRLWPSIGTAISMVLSVVLLGWAMRSLPVGTAYAVWTGIGAVGTVILGIVLFHEPANAARLICVGLIVAGILGLKITSPA
- a CDS encoding HPP family protein codes for the protein MPQFSALLTHARAWLPGRNTVDIRERMRAVAGAAIGLVITALLCRWMAEAAGISIWLIAPMGASAVLVFAVPASPLAQPWSVIVGNTLSTLVGIACVHWIPDAAWAAALAVGAAIGLMFATRSLHPPGGAAALLSVLTHTTDFSAALFPTLVNSLLLVLAGVAYNTLTGRRYPHVQVARPPSADARFSQADIDAVLARYNQVLDISRDDLESLIQQTELESYKRRLGTLHCADIMSREPVSVEFGTPLQEAWTLMNQRRIKALPVIDRTRRVVGIVTQADFFRMLDLEHHEGIAGRLRDLIRATRTVVSNKPEVVGQIMTRQVRVASADRPVVDLVPLFSEGGHHHIPIIDHERRLTGMITQSDFVRALYRAVRPEN
- a CDS encoding multidrug effflux MFS transporter, whose amino-acid sequence is MNPDAEKLWLAPRWALAVLLAVLGMLGPFSIDTYIPAFSGIARSIGATPAEMQQTLSAYLFGFAFMNLFHGALSDSFGRRPVVLWGLAVFTIASLGCALSQNIAQLVLFRGLQGLSTGAGIVVSRAVIRDMFPPADAQRVMSQVTIYFGVAPAIAPIVGGFLFVHAGWHAIFWFLVAVGVILFVANYKLLPETLHRSQRQPFQVRHLMRGYWDLCSDPRFLLLAFASGVPFNGMFLYVLAAPAFLGDHLALAPTQFFWFFLLTIGGIMSGAWASGRMAGKVAPKRQIRDGFLIMLVTSLVNVAANALFTAHAAWALWPLAVFAFGWALMVPVVTLLVLDLHPERRGMASSLQAVIGSTANGIVAGVVAPLVMHSTLALALTSMLMLGIGLVAWVWLHGRWPEIGRRVAAEV